In Lautropia mirabilis, one DNA window encodes the following:
- the glpK gene encoding glycerol kinase GlpK, translating into MSKPRYIMALDQGTTSSRAIIFDQRGEMVSVAQRPFNQYFPKPGWVEHDGKEIWASQVAVLTEALAKSRLDAADIQAIGVTNQRETTLVWDRATGEPLYNAIVWQDRRTSRYCDEIRDEWQAKIQDKTGLVLDAYFSATKAKWILDNVEGARARAERGELCFGTVDTWLIWNFTRGKVHVTDPSNASRTMLYNIHTLDWDDELLKLFGVPRAMLPEVKSSSEVYGETSNRYTECKIPIAGIAGDQQAALFGQLCTEKGMLKNTYGTGCFLLMNTGDTPVKSANNLLTTVAWQIGGKTTYALEGGVFVGGAAIQWLRDGARLIRTSADINNLAHTVEDNGGVYFVPALTGLGAPYWDQYARGALLGITRGTTDGHIARATLEGIAFQVYDIVKAMEADAGQATSQLRVDGGASKSDYLMQTQSDLFAFDIVRPRTIETTALGAAYLAGLATGYWPSIEALHEQWQVGQVFKPKLSPERVQHMLHYWHKAVRAARHWIEE; encoded by the coding sequence ATGAGCAAGCCTCGTTACATCATGGCCCTGGACCAGGGCACCACGTCGTCACGCGCCATCATCTTCGACCAGCGAGGCGAGATGGTGTCGGTGGCCCAGCGCCCGTTCAACCAGTACTTTCCCAAGCCCGGCTGGGTGGAGCACGACGGCAAGGAAATCTGGGCCTCGCAAGTGGCGGTGCTGACGGAGGCGCTGGCCAAGTCGCGGCTGGATGCGGCCGACATCCAGGCCATCGGCGTGACCAACCAGCGCGAGACGACTCTGGTGTGGGACCGCGCCACCGGCGAGCCGCTGTACAACGCCATCGTCTGGCAGGACCGGCGCACCTCCCGGTACTGCGACGAGATCCGCGACGAATGGCAGGCAAAGATCCAGGACAAGACCGGCCTGGTGCTGGATGCCTACTTCTCGGCCACCAAGGCGAAGTGGATCCTGGACAACGTGGAAGGTGCCCGGGCACGCGCCGAGCGCGGCGAGCTGTGCTTCGGCACGGTGGACACCTGGCTCATCTGGAACTTCACGCGCGGCAAGGTGCACGTCACCGACCCCAGCAACGCCAGCCGCACGATGCTCTACAACATCCACACGCTGGACTGGGATGACGAACTCCTGAAGCTCTTCGGCGTGCCGCGCGCCATGCTGCCGGAGGTGAAGAGCTCCAGCGAGGTCTATGGCGAGACCTCCAACCGCTACACCGAGTGCAAGATCCCCATCGCCGGCATCGCCGGTGACCAGCAGGCCGCCCTGTTCGGGCAGCTCTGCACCGAAAAGGGCATGCTGAAGAACACCTATGGCACCGGCTGCTTCCTGCTGATGAACACGGGCGATACCCCGGTGAAGTCGGCCAACAACCTGCTGACCACCGTGGCCTGGCAGATCGGCGGCAAGACCACCTACGCACTGGAAGGTGGCGTCTTCGTGGGTGGCGCGGCCATCCAGTGGCTGCGTGACGGTGCCCGCCTGATCCGCACCTCGGCCGACATCAACAACCTGGCCCACACGGTGGAAGACAACGGCGGCGTGTACTTCGTGCCGGCGCTGACCGGCCTGGGCGCCCCCTACTGGGATCAGTACGCGCGTGGCGCGCTGCTGGGCATCACCCGCGGCACCACGGACGGGCATATCGCCCGCGCCACGCTGGAAGGCATTGCCTTCCAGGTCTACGACATCGTGAAGGCCATGGAGGCCGATGCCGGCCAGGCCACCTCGCAACTGCGCGTGGACGGTGGCGCCAGCAAGAGCGACTACCTGATGCAGACCCAGTCGGACCTGTTCGCCTTCGACATCGTCCGGCCCCGCACCATCGAGACCACGGCCCTGGGCGCTGCCTATCTGGCCGGTCTGGCCACGGGCTACTGGCCCAGCATCGAGGCGCTGCACGAGCAGTGGCAGGTGGGCCAGGTCTTCAAGCCCAAGCTGTCGCCCGAGCGTGTGCAACACATGCTGCACTACTGGCACAAGGCCGTGCGTGCCGCCCGCCACTGGATCGAAGAGTGA
- the murB gene encoding UDP-N-acetylmuramate dehydrogenase, with protein MSYSVQHNLQLRPFNTFGIRATAHLACTLDDEAAVDEVLGLLREKGAAEVHAPPPHEIRPNEQPFPRPLILSGGSNLLLARDLDEPVLLMRTRGRHVVEQQGDTVWLDVAAGEVWHDTVRWTLQQGYYGLENLALIPGRVGAAPWQNIGAYGVEAGERIDSVAAIHLQTGERRRFTAAECAFGYRQSFFKTPAGRDWLILSVRLRLSRTFVPRLDYAELRTALAMPGLTAVQVADTVEAIRRSKLPDPALLGNAGSFFHNPVVDGETVERLRRLHPGLPAHTVAGNGTPATFKLSAGWLIDACGWKGHREGDAGVSPRHALVLVNYGEATGQDILHLARRIQDSVQERFGVPLRPEPVVIL; from the coding sequence ATGTCGTATTCGGTTCAGCACAACCTGCAGCTTCGCCCCTTCAACACCTTCGGCATTCGGGCTACGGCGCATCTGGCCTGCACGCTGGATGACGAGGCGGCCGTGGACGAAGTGCTGGGGTTGCTGCGCGAGAAAGGCGCAGCCGAGGTCCATGCCCCGCCCCCCCATGAGATCAGGCCGAATGAGCAGCCCTTCCCCCGTCCGCTGATTCTGAGCGGCGGCAGCAACCTGCTGCTGGCGCGTGACCTGGACGAACCCGTGCTGCTGATGCGCACGCGTGGCCGGCACGTGGTCGAACAGCAGGGTGACACGGTGTGGCTGGACGTGGCCGCCGGCGAGGTCTGGCACGACACGGTGCGCTGGACGCTGCAGCAGGGCTACTACGGGCTGGAAAACCTGGCGCTGATTCCGGGCCGGGTGGGCGCAGCCCCCTGGCAGAACATCGGTGCCTATGGGGTGGAAGCCGGCGAGCGGATCGATTCGGTGGCGGCCATCCACCTGCAGACGGGCGAGCGCCGGCGCTTCACCGCAGCCGAGTGTGCCTTCGGCTATCGGCAGAGCTTCTTCAAGACGCCGGCGGGCCGGGACTGGCTGATCCTGTCCGTGCGTCTGCGACTGTCCCGCACCTTCGTGCCCCGGCTGGACTATGCCGAGCTGCGAACAGCCCTGGCCATGCCGGGGCTGACCGCCGTGCAGGTGGCCGATACGGTGGAAGCCATCCGCCGCAGTAAGCTGCCTGATCCGGCCTTGCTGGGCAATGCCGGCAGCTTCTTTCACAACCCGGTGGTGGACGGCGAGACGGTCGAACGACTGCGCCGGCTGCATCCGGGTCTGCCTGCCCATACCGTGGCGGGCAACGGCACACCAGCCACCTTCAAGCTCTCGGCCGGCTGGCTGATCGACGCCTGCGGCTGGAAGGGCCACCGCGAGGGCGATGCCGGGGTATCACCCCGCCATGCCCTGGTGCTGGTCAACTACGGCGAGGCCACCGGCCAGGACATCCTGCATCTGGCCCGCCGCATCCAGGACAGCGTGCAGGAACGCTTCGGCGTGCCGCTGCGCCCCGAGCCGGTCGTCATTCTCTGA